One Neodiprion pinetum isolate iyNeoPine1 chromosome 1, iyNeoPine1.2, whole genome shotgun sequence genomic window carries:
- the LOC124214226 gene encoding superkiller complex protein 8, with product MYALTHKTENAHEDSVWTCAWGSMRKKSDAGPDNENSRDSMRSNEDETREYIVTGSVDDCVKVWQVSNGGLKLKHKLTGHSLGVVSVAVNSDGTKCASSSLDSSLRLWDLDTGEKVSSIDVGPVDIWTVVFSPDDKFIVSGSHAGKIHLYGTESGKQEQTLDTRGGKFTLSVAYSPDGKYIASGAIDGIINIFDVVHGKVLRTLEGHAMPIRSLSFSPDSQLLLTASDDGHMKLYDIKDANVAGTLSGHASWVLGVAFAPDGQKFASSSSDHTVKVWELAQRQCLHTFNEHNDQVWGVKYSPDKNNMLVSVSEDKSINLYDCPV from the exons ATG TACGCATTGACGCACAAAACTGAAAATGCGCACGAAGACAGCGTATGGACCTGTGCCTGGGGTTCCATGAGGAAGAAAAGTGACGCAGGGCCGGATAATGAGAATTCAAG AGACTCGATGCGATCCAATGAAGACGAGACTAGAGAGTATATAGTGACTGGCTCCGTTGATGACTGTGTCAAAGTTTGGCAAGTATCCAACGGCGGTCTAAAGCTGAAGCACAAATTGACTGGACATTCTTTAGGCGTTGTCTCAGTTGCCGTTAATTCCGACGGAACAA AATGTGCCTCAAGCTCGTTGGACTCAAGTCTTAGACTTTGGGATTTGGACACTGGTGAAAAAGTGTCCAGCATAGATGTTGGCCCTGTGGATATTTGGACGGTAGTTTTCTCGCCAGATGATAAATTCATCGTTTCTGGAAGTCACGCTGGAAAGATTCATCTGTATGGAACAGAAAGTGGAAAACAAGAACAGACCCTAGACACCAGAGGTGGAAAATTCACGTTAAGTGTTGCATAT AGTCCCGATGGAAAATATATTGCCAGTGGGGCTATAGATGGAATAATCAATATCTTTGACGTGGTGCATGGGAAAGTACTACGGACTCTTGAAG GACACGCTATGCCAATCAGATCTCTTAGTTTTTCACCGGACTCTCAACTCCTTTTAACTGCATCTGATGATGGACACATGAAACTATATGACAT AAAAGATGCTAATGTGGCGGGAACTCTTTCGGGTCATGCATCTTGGGTACTGGGAGTAGCATTTGCTCCTGATGGGCAAAAATTTGCCTCCAGTAGTTCGGATCACACCGTCAAAGTATGGGAACTAGCCCAACGGCAGTGCCTTCATACATTCAATGAGCACAATGACCAG GTATGGGGAGTAAAGTATAGTCCTGATAAAAATAACATGCTCGTGTCAGTATCCGAAGACAAATCTATTAACCTTTACGATTGTCCTGTATGA